The sequence TATGCCAGCACCCGTAGGGGAATATAGTCACGTCACAATTATTCCTAAAAATAGCACACTGTATACTTTTTCAGGTCAAATAGGCGTGGATCATGAAGGTAATATTCCTGAACGTCATACACAACAAGTTGTAAACACCTTTAAGAATATTGAGAGAGCTTTAAAATCTGAGCATTTAACGGCTGAAAACATCATTAAAGTGAATGTTTGGTCAGTTGATGCCATCAATTGGAATCATTTTTATGAGGTTTGGTCAAATTTTTTTGATGTTAACCCTTCGATGACAATTGCTTATATAACAGCTTTAGGGCTGCCTGAAATTAAAATAGAAATCGAAATTTTAGCTGCAGCTCCTGAATAAAGATACGTTTTTCACAAAATAAGGTGAGCTAATAAATCATAAAAAACCACAACATCTCAAAGAGAGTTGTGGTTTTTTTGTATCTCAATATAAAATGATAGCGCCAACAAGATTGTTTTAACACTGTTTAAAGAATGTACAAAAGTATATTTTTATTAGACTTTTAGCAGGTCAATACGTTATTTGAGATAGGAATAGGGGTAAGATGATAAAGGTGTACTTAAAGTAATGTATTGATACGTATATATTAATACACATAAGATAATGGGGGATGTGATGTGCTGATAAAATTAAGCAGGATTATATTAGCGTTAATGCTCATTTTTCATGTGACATTAATACCTAATATTGCCCATGCGAATACGCCAGGATTTACAGGCAGTGCAACCTATACGCCTGATCCAACGGCAAATGATGTTTGGTCAGGTGGTAAACTTTCGTTGAAAAATGAATTCAAAGTGAAGAAGGTAGATATTCAGGATGGTGAACTTCTAAACAAAGTCACGAAATTTAAAATCGTTTGGAAATTGCCACCAAATTTAACACAAGCAGATATTGCGACGGCACTAAGTGAAGATTCGTATGTGCTAGTCGGCACACAGAAAGGAATGCTAAAACCAGAAAATTTCACCACAACCGCCGCTGGTGATCTAGAGTATGTGCTTTCAGATAAGACGTTTAATTTACTAGCGCTGATTGCTTGGTTACTGACCTTATTATTAAATCCTGATGTTACCATTCAAACAAATATTGAGCTAGATGTTGCTAAATTACCCGGTAGTGTCAATGATTATAGTCCTAACAAGGTATTAACTAAAGGCAAGTTACCACCGCGCGATACTAAAACGATGGCTTTCACGACTGAGTTTATCAATGTTAAAGATGTATCTAAAGGTGATTTTACAAGTAATCTTGCAACTTGGAATACGTATCTTTCTCCATGGAACCAAGTCGTTGCAGATAGTACATTGAATGGGAAAAATGATATCACCCCGCTTGAAGTCAATGGGATTAGTCGTGTTTTACAAGGAACCAACTATAAGACACGAAATGTCCAACTGCCGATTAAGCAAAATATTGACATATCGACTTATCAACGAACGGTTAACTTGTTTTCGAAAACCGCAATTTTAGGAACTAATAATGGGCTGGTTCAAAATAGGGCACCGGTTGTCGAAGATAAAATTACCGAGTTAGCAAATGGGAAAAAACAACTTATCAGGCAATCAACTTATAATCTATTTGGTACAGATGGCACAGGAACAACTTTAAGCCCGGTACCGTTAGTATTTAAGCAAGAAACATTGCTAGATTTTAAATTAGCAGATACACAACTGAAAATTCCTGCGGGTAAAGAAACAAAATTGAAGGGCTTGTTGGAATCAGAAGGCACTGACAATAAATTTTATTATAAAATCAATGGTGGTGCAGCAAAAGATTTAACTGCTATTAAATTAGATGGACAAAATTATGAATTTACTCTACCTGGATTTAGTGCGGGGACATATACCGTAGTAATTGGTGTTTCAAATGAGTATAAATTGGGAAAAGAAGTAGGTATGAATGTTGTTGCTCAGCAAGAAGAGCTTAAAATTAGTTCCATCACAGATACGTTAGATTTTGGTACACATGAGATTCCTAAACCAGGAGATATCTTTTATAGTGAAACGCCCTTTTTAGTCAAAGTATTAGATACACAATTGACTTTAAACAAATGGAAGGTTGCTTTGGCTTTAGAAAGTGCCTTTCAAACGGTGGATGGTTCATACTTACCAGCAGATGTTTTTTTAGCGAAAAATGGTCAAAAACAACAACTTACAAATAGTTTGATAGATGTGTATGAGAATACACAAGTGAACAATAAAGTGGTAGATACAATTGCATTTAAAGAACATGAGGGGATTCATATACAAATGAAATCTTCTAATGTACTATTAAATAGAGAGTATAAGGGAACTCTCAAAGTGGTATTGAAAAAAGGGCCCTAAAAAACAAGGGGAAGAAGGAATTGAATATGAAAAAGATTGAAGTGTTGGGGATTACATTAGTGTCTGTAGCTTTATTGGGAGGAGCTGGGACAACAGCATTAGCAGCAGAAGGGGATACTGGTGCTACAACAAAAGGAACAATTATATTTAAAGCAAATGATAGGGTAACACCGCCAGTTGTTGTACCGGTGACACCTACGGATCCAACAGATCCAAATAAAGAAGGTGATAAACCAACTGGAAATACTGAACCGCTAAGAATTGATTTAGCACCTAATTTTCATTTTGGCGAATTCACAGTGGGAACAGGTGTACATACTGCTTCTAACACTCGATTAAATAGTAACAGATGGACGTGGAACTTTAGCTGGTTGGACCGTATCTGTTTCAAAAACAGCATTTACAAATAGTGGACATACTTTACCAGCAACATTCACCTTAACTTCAGCAGAAGTTAAAAATGGTACAAATGTAACTGCCGCATTAGCAGGTGATATTAAAACAGCAGTCACTGTTGATACTGCTAGCCAACCAGTATTCGCTGCAAATGCAGATGAAGGTGGCGGAACTTACTTTAAAAACTTTGATGGTAATAAAGCAACATTAACATTTAATACTGATACTGCTAAGGTAGGAGAATATCAATCAACATTAACTTGGACACTAACTTCAGCAACAGTTGAAGGAGCTCGATAAGTTTTGTTTTTTAAAAATAAATGGTTCTACTTTACTGTGATTTCTCTTAGCTTATTAACGATACCTCTTACTGTAAGTGCAACTTCTCAAGAAAATTTGTCTTATGAAGTAAAACCTTTGTTTGATGACAAACAGCAGGCTGAAGGATTGGATTATTTTTATTTTGAAGTGAAACCTTCTGAAAAGAAAACAGTAGCATTTGAAATTATTAACCATTCAAATGTAAAAAAACACTATAAAATACAGTTGAATCGTGCAGTGACAAATAAAAATGGTTTTATCGATTATAGTTTATCAAATGCACAAGATAGTGAAACGATGACAGCTGATTTTAATCAACTTGTTTCTTTTAGAGAGAAGAGTATTGAAGTCGCTGGAAATGACAAGGTGAAAGTGACAGCCGAAATTACAATTCCTGCGACAAAATTCAAAGGCATTGTTTTGGGTGGTGTTTATATCACTGAAGTTCCTGTGGAGGCAAAAGAAAATAAAGAATCGCATTCATCGGGACTCAAGTTTGATCAGCAATTAGCTTATGCAATTGCAGTTATGCTTCAAGAAGAAATTCCTTATAAAGAAGGTAAAGAAATAGTCTTGCATGCGCTCAAAGCTAAATCTGAGGCAGGTCAATCACAATTGATTCTAATGACAGAAAATTCAAAACCAAATGTTTTGAAGGATGTATCAGTAGTGGTTGATATTTATAAGGACGATCAAAAAAATATATACAAAACATTAAAAAAAGAAAAAATGTCATTTGCACCAAACAGTCGGTTTGAATTAGATATTCCTTGGGAGCAAAGTGAAATGGCTCAAGGTAATTATAAAACCGTCACAACGATTGCTTCAGAAAAAGATAAATGGGTTTTTAAAAATAGCTTCTCAATTTCGCCAGAAGAAGTTAAAAAAGCAGCGGAATCTGATCCATTTATCGAAAAACAAGACAACACGTTACGTAACATCTTAATTGGTGTCGGAGCGCTCTTACTGATACTCATCACTATTATTTTGTTAAAAAAACGTAAATAAATTAGCAGTCACTAAAAAACTCACAACCCTTTAAAGGTGTGAGTTTTTTTGACGTATAGGAGGGTTATCCTATTTTTGTGGCTGTCAATATAAAGAGTGAAGCATCCTTATTCATAAACATGTTTTTGCCATGGTAAAAGGTTTCTCTGTTGATATTCTCGAACCCACTTTTATGAAGTGTTTGAGTGAGCTTATCCTCCTTAAATCCGTTGTGTACTTTATCAGAAATAACCTGTTCATTATAGTCAAAATCCACAATTATTAGTTGACCCTTAGGAGGTAATGTCTCAGATAAATTATTTAACAGAAGAGTAATCTCTTTTACATGAAGAAGAACTTGCACCATAAAGATAGTATTTGCTTCAAGTTTAACTGTTTGTATAGATTGATTTTCAGCATCTAAACATACTGTTTTTGCATTTAAGTGAGAACTTTCCTCCAATTTTTTTTTGACGATATTAATCATATTTTGTGAGGCATCAGCAAATATCACTGTATTAAAAGCATCTAATAGATTCATACCGACAAGCCCGGTACCGCAGCCATAATCTATGGCTGTCTGTGCACTACTTTGCGGACTAAGTTTTTTAAGTATTGAATTGGCTGTTATTTTCGCTATTTTTTCTCTGTCAGGAGTATCATAATTATTTGCAATTCTTTCAAAAACATCAATATTACCCACGATTTCACCCCATTAGTTTATATATAGATTAGTTATAATTTTTATGCTACAGCATAAAAATGGGACTGTCTAATAGTAAGCTTAGAGGATTTTTCTTATTTTTCAGAAAAAAGCTATTTTCTTCTATTATATGTCATTTTTTATTTTAAAAGAACAAAACATGACACTGGATATTGAAAAATACGACTGATGTCGTATAGTATTACGGTTAGATGCGTGCTATAGTAAGAAATAATAATAAAAAAAGAAAGAAGGCAGACTTATTTAATGGAAATTTTTGAACTGATATTATTAATGTTGAGTGCAGTGTTTATATCAAATGTAATTAGCCGCTTTATTCCGAGTATTGCAGTGCCACTCATACAAGTAGCCCTAGGGATAATTTTAGCCATTCCATTAGGGGATCATTCTATGGATTTGAATCCAGAATTATTTTTACTTCTATTTATGGCACCATTATTATTTAACGATGGTGCGAATGTTGATAAAAAAGCATTATGGAGACAACGAAAATCAATTATTTCTTTATCGTTAGGCTTGGTATTTCTAACTGTGGGAGTGCTAGGGATGTTTATTCATTATCTGTTACCAACAATTCCTTATGCTGCTGCATTTGCGTTGGCTGCCGCTTTAGCACCGACAGATGCAGTGGCTGTTAGTGCGCTTGCTGAAAAAGTTCAAATGCCTCACAAAGTAATGCATACACTTGAAGGTGAATCTTTGATTAACGATGCGTCAGGATTAGTATCATTTCAATTTGCAGTTTTGGCACTCGTGACAGGCACTTTTTCATTGATGACAGCTAGCACGACATTTGTACTTTTATCTGTCGGCGGTGTTTTGTTAGGTGCGATACTAAGTAGTTTGAAAATAATGTTTATGCGTTTATTACGTCAGTTAGGAATTGAAAATGAAACTTCATTTATGTTGATGGAAATTTTATTGCCATTCCTTATCTTTATGGTGGCAGAAGCTGTAGGTGTAAATGGTATTTTAGCAGTTGTGAGTGGTGGTTTAGTACATTCAATGTCATACAAGCGTATGAATCCTGAAACTGCACAGCTCAATACATTGTCTAAAAACACTTGGTCAGTGATAACATTCAGTTTAAATGGTTTAGTGTTTGTATTATTAGGAACACAGTTACCGAGTATATTACAAAAAATATGGGCAAACCATGACCTCGATAAAGGAATGCTTTTTGTCTATATTATAGCAATCACAGGTTTATTATTAAGTATACGCTTTTTATGGTTATTATTTTTCCGCAATTTCGAAAGTGAAATTATATCATCTTGGAAAGAACGATTAAAAAGTACATTCCTCTATACCATTTCTGGTGTCCGTGGCACGATAACACTTGTCAGTGCTTTATCTTTACCACTTGTATTAGGCAATGGGAATACATTTATTGAACGAGAT comes from Brochothrix thermosphacta DSM 20171 = FSL F6-1036 and encodes:
- a CDS encoding RidA family protein; translation: MNNIIRKNPATMPAPVGEYSHVTIIPKNSTLYTFSGQIGVDHEGNIPERHTQQVVNTFKNIERALKSEHLTAENIIKVNVWSVDAINWNHFYEVWSNFFDVNPSMTIAYITALGLPEIKIEIEILAAAPE
- a CDS encoding WxL domain-containing protein, with protein sequence MKKIEVLGITLVSVALLGGAGTTALAAEGDTGATTKGTIIFKANDRVTPPVVVPVTPTDPTDPNKEGDKPTGNTEPLRIDLAPNFHFGEFTVGTGVHTASNTRLNSNRWTWNFSWLDRICFKNSIYK
- a CDS encoding WxL domain-containing protein, with product MVTDGRGTLAGWTVSVSKTAFTNSGHTLPATFTLTSAEVKNGTNVTAALAGDIKTAVTVDTASQPVFAANADEGGGTYFKNFDGNKATLTFNTDTAKVGEYQSTLTWTLTSATVEGAR
- a CDS encoding DUF916 domain-containing protein — translated: MFFKNKWFYFTVISLSLLTIPLTVSATSQENLSYEVKPLFDDKQQAEGLDYFYFEVKPSEKKTVAFEIINHSNVKKHYKIQLNRAVTNKNGFIDYSLSNAQDSETMTADFNQLVSFREKSIEVAGNDKVKVTAEITIPATKFKGIVLGGVYITEVPVEAKENKESHSSGLKFDQQLAYAIAVMLQEEIPYKEGKEIVLHALKAKSEAGQSQLILMTENSKPNVLKDVSVVVDIYKDDQKNIYKTLKKEKMSFAPNSRFELDIPWEQSEMAQGNYKTVTTIASEKDKWVFKNSFSISPEEVKKAAESDPFIEKQDNTLRNILIGVGALLLILITIILLKKRK
- a CDS encoding class I SAM-dependent methyltransferase is translated as MGNIDVFERIANNYDTPDREKIAKITANSILKKLSPQSSAQTAIDYGCGTGLVGMNLLDAFNTVIFADASQNMINIVKKKLEESSHLNAKTVCLDAENQSIQTVKLEANTIFMVQVLLHVKEITLLLNNLSETLPPKGQLIIVDFDYNEQVISDKVHNGFKEDKLTQTLHKSGFENINRETFYHGKNMFMNKDASLFILTATKIG
- a CDS encoding cation:proton antiporter → MEIFELILLMLSAVFISNVISRFIPSIAVPLIQVALGIILAIPLGDHSMDLNPELFLLLFMAPLLFNDGANVDKKALWRQRKSIISLSLGLVFLTVGVLGMFIHYLLPTIPYAAAFALAAALAPTDAVAVSALAEKVQMPHKVMHTLEGESLINDASGLVSFQFAVLALVTGTFSLMTASTTFVLLSVGGVLLGAILSSLKIMFMRLLRQLGIENETSFMLMEILLPFLIFMVAEAVGVNGILAVVSGGLVHSMSYKRMNPETAQLNTLSKNTWSVITFSLNGLVFVLLGTQLPSILQKIWANHDLDKGMLFVYIIAITGLLLSIRFLWLLFFRNFESEIISSWKERLKSTFLYTISGVRGTITLVSALSLPLVLGNGNTFIERDLLIFLASGVIITTLLLANFSLPLFAPRKIKAEKNTNNDVEIDMLRTIIKELKRYQTEANKAAISKVIKIYNERIFALSDSEELFESGKKLRIKAIEWQLENTKKLVLEKDIDVRVAVPVFKRLYKKYFAMTRQKKRHKDLFYRQIWRKRIRSLRLRPLSGEERRQQRALLQDENNRFVVKQVKELQDPQFSEEVKDLFILRFERRDPNVSNESTTGSVQDLMDFATQMERELIQTNFETGKLTRKEMKSYRDNLLAIENAIQFVE